A window of the Theileria parva strain Muguga chromosome 2, complete sequence, whole genome shotgun sequence genome harbors these coding sequences:
- the RPL29A gene encoding 60S ribosomal protein L29-1, with product MAKSKNHTNHNQSKKAHRNGIKRYKFPRKLPTKGMCPKFLRNQKFCKKHQRESGSVSGSEEE from the exons ATGGCTAAATCGAAGAATCATACTAATCATAACCAG AGCAAGAAGGCTCATCGTAATGGTATTAAGAGATACAAATTTCCTAGGAAATTACCTACCAAAGGG aTGTGCCCAAAATTTTTGAGGAACCAGAAGTTTTGTAAGAAACATCAAAGGGAATCTGGATCTGTCTCTGGTTCAGAAGAAGAATAA